Sequence from the Sphingobacteriaceae bacterium GW460-11-11-14-LB5 genome:
TCTGTATCAAGCATAATATCTGAACGAACCAAAACTGTGGTTGATCAAGTAGCTAAAAATAGCGAAATTAAAAAGATTGTATTGGATTTTTTAACTTCACAAGCCAATACGATGGCGAGTACTGTTATATTAAAAAGGAATCTGGTAAGCTTTACTCACGCAGAACTTAAACAAATCTATCAATCGCTAAGTGCAGAAATTAAAGATACAAGCGAAGGAAAGGATATTCTTGGCGCCACAATTAAGTTGGTTCGGATTGTATTAGGAGAAAAGATACCTGATTTTGCACAAAATGATATAAAAGGAGAAAAAATTTCAATTCAGTCATTAAGAGGGAAGTATATTTTAATTGATTTTTGGGCTTCCTGGTGTATACCCTGCAGAAAGGAAAATCCTGTTGTTGTAGCCGCCTATCAAAAGTTTAAAGATAAAGGCTTCGAAATTTTAAGTGTATCACTAGATGATAAAAAACAGAATTGGCTAAAAGCAATAAAAGATGACAAACTCAGCTGGCTTCATGTTTCTGATTTAAATGGATGGAATAATGAGGTTGCAAAAATGTTTAGCATTCGATCGATTCCGGATAATATTTTAATTGATAAGGAGGGCGTCATTTTAGCAAGAGGGCTAACAGGTGTTACATTAGAAGAAAAACTCAATGAGATTTTTCCTAAAGTAAAGTAGATTAATCTGAATTTTTACGATATTAGTAAAGGCATCCCAACCAAAAGTTGGGATGCTTTTTTTTTGTCTGAAAAAATGGAAAATTACGAACAGAAACTGGGTATAAAGTTATGGGCGGAAGAAGATCGCCCGCGTGAAAAACTTTTATTACATGGCCGGAGACATTTAACAGATGCCGAACTGATTGCGATTTTAATTGGCTCGGGAAGTAAAAATGAAACCGCTGTGGATTTAAGCAAAAGGATTTTATCTTTTTACGATAACAATTTAACTAAACTAGGAAAAGCTTCCATTCTAGATCTTTCGAGGTTTAGAGGCATTGGAGAAGCCAAAGCCTTAACCATTATTGCCGCTTTAGAGCTTGGCTTACGAAGGAAGGAAACTTCGGAAGAGTCCATTACCCATGTTACAACCTCTAACGATGTTTATAAATATTTACATCAAACCTTCGCCAATCTCAATCACGAAGAGTTCTGGATATTACTCCTCAACAGGTCTAATCGGGTAATTGGTAAATTTTTAATCAGTAAAGGCGGGCAGGCAGGTACGGTAGCCGATCCGAAAATTATTTTTAAAACAGCTTTAGAAAACAATGCCGCAAATATTGTATTGGCACATAACCATCCTTCGGGAAATATAAAACCCAGCGAGAGCGATGATAAATTGACCAGGAATATGGTTGCCTCCGGAAATTTGCTCAGTTTGTATGTGGTTGATCACGTGATTTTCGCCAATAACCGTTACTATAGTTACAGAGATGAAGATTTAATTTAAAAGATATTTGATTGTTAAAGTACAATTAACCTTAAATTAGTATTATAGCGGCTTAAAATTAGTTGTTATTGGCCTGCCGGCATTAATTAAATGGTGAAATTATATTTATGAATACTTTAAAACTCATCCCTGTTTTTCTTTTATTAACAATTATGGCTTTCGCTCAGAAAAAAGCGGTTCCAATTAATATCATTACCTATAACATCCGCTTAAATGTAGCATCAGATGGTGTTAACGCCTGGCCAAACCGAAAAGATAATGTAAAAGCTTTGGTGAAATTTCATGATGCCGATATTCTTTGCGTACAGGAAGCTTTACCAGAACAATTTGATGCATTGCTCGAGAATTCTAATTTCGATGTCGTAGGGGTTGGGCGTGATGATGGTAAACGAAAAGGAGAATTTTCAGCAGTTTATTTCGATAAAGACAGGTTTACCAAAAAAGATGGCGGAACGTTTTGGCTGTCAGAAACGCCTGATGTTCCTTCAAAAGGATGGGATGCTGCACTTAACCGCGTATGCAGCTGGGTAAAATTGTACGATAAGCTGAATAAAAAAGAATTTATCGTTTTTAATAC
This genomic interval carries:
- a CDS encoding endonuclease, which gives rise to MNTLKLIPVFLLLTIMAFAQKKAVPINIITYNIRLNVASDGVNAWPNRKDNVKALVKFHDADILCVQEALPEQFDALLENSNFDVVGVGRDDGKRKGEFSAVYFDKDRFTKKDGGTFWLSETPDVPSKGWDAALNRVCSWVKLYDKLNKKEFIVFNTHYDHVGVKARIESAKLLKQKIQQIAPTLPVVFTGDLNVTPETEAIATIKSFLIDAKEVSAEPPYGPAGTFNAFDFNSDLKNRIDYIFVNKGFKVQKFAVLTDSKDKRYYSDHLPVFCRLWF